In the genome of Raphanus sativus cultivar WK10039 chromosome 9, ASM80110v3, whole genome shotgun sequence, the window aacaacgaccaAGTGTAAATCACATGCcataagaataataaaaatgctagtgttattatttttttgaacttacTATTAGGATGGAACATCCTTGAAACAAACCGAACCGTTGGTGGTTTGTTTGGATAATCTTCTGAAAACTGCAGTGAGAGTTTGAAAGTACCTGATAAGATCATTATTCAaaagaaatataagaaatatagaTAAACGAAACTCAATGTAAGTAAGTGATTACAAATAACAAAAACCTTACCTCCATCCCATGGGGTATCATCAGGCCTGACCAAATCCACAAACACACAAGGCGTAAATTAAAGAGTAGAAGAAGACTTAAGAGAATGTTtttatgtaattaatttttacCCGAAGATAACAGCATTCCAGAGCATGATGTTGTTGTCTTGAGGAGCACCGCTGATTCCAGCAGGTGGGTCTTGCTGCAACCTCTTGAAATCCCTCATCAATCTCTTCCTCGCTGGTGTCGACAtctccttccttccttcttACTCTTTATCAAAACCCACCAAGCACCAAAAGATATTATCTCACCAAAAAACAActcaaaaccattttttttcaATGTGTTATGAACTGTAGTTGCAATCAGCTTCAACAGCTAAAGCTTTAGAAGTAAATCAAACCCACACAGTTCTCTTTAGCCTACGAAGCGCTTTAAGACCGGATCAAAATTCACCAAAAAAGATCGAAACTTTTGATAAAGCCCATATGAAAACTAAGTCGAAACAACGGATCTACCAACGAAACATCATGGAAAAGAAACAGAGGGATCTTACTGTTGAGCTCAAAAAAGGTAAAAGATAGAGGCGAGAACGGTGGAGGTCGACTTCAAGCGAGCATCTTCCCTTCCGGCAACGGAAGGTCGGAACTTTAAGCGACGATGATGACGACAGGTGATGACAGACAAAGTGTCCGACCGATTTCAAGCTCCTCGATCCTCGAATTCACCGTGCACGCATTGGTGTTTCACTCAAACAACATATCTTTAAACCAGACTCAGATATTTGCTCCAGTCGGTGCTTAACCGATAAATAAACCGTTAAAATCAAATGTTGAAAGAACCGGTTTAAACCAGACATAAACCAACAATGAAATGTTTTGCTTTGATCCCTTGTTTCATTATATGTAgatgaaaataa includes:
- the LOC108833855 gene encoding ubiquitin-conjugating enzyme E2 2, with product MSTPARKRLMRDFKRLQQDPPAGISGAPQDNNIMLWNAVIFGPDDTPWDGGTFKLSLQFSEDYPNKPPTVRFVSRMFHPNIYADGSICLDILQNQWSPIYDVAAILTSIQSLLCDPNPNSPANSEAARMFSESKREYNRRVREVVEQSWTAD